Proteins encoded together in one Arvicanthis niloticus isolate mArvNil1 chromosome 7, mArvNil1.pat.X, whole genome shotgun sequence window:
- the LOC117713177 gene encoding C1GALT1-specific chaperone 1-like: protein MRSECDSFLKGALLGSIFFALITVLGHIRMGHRNGMHNHEHHHLQAPNEDVLKMSEAERLKLNNSFRVYCIILVTSKDVSLWAAVKETWIKHCDKAEFFSSEHVKGFESITVNESSLSLMMIKAYMYAFEKYKDQYSWFFLTYPTTFAVIENLKYFLLRKDPSQPFYLGHTEYIGALDYVTVKGGVVLSIESLERFNGCFRITQKCRRHEENLIWKFSEDQMLAVILREVGVFAENAEDAEWKNLFNTKTIGMLIKEAMADYPNGIVQGCCSDMAITFSGLTPDQMHVMMYGVYRLRAFGHGFSDALYFLPPNGSDND, encoded by the coding sequence ATGCGTTCAGAATGTGACTCATTTTTGAAGGGTGCACTGCTCGGAAGTATCTTCTTTGCGTTGATCACAGTGCTAGGACACATTAGGATGGGTCACAGAAACGGGATGCATAACCACGAACATCACCACCTGCAGGCTCCTAACGAAGATGTCTTGAAAATGTCAGAGGCTGAACGCCTGAAACTAAATAACAGCTTCCGGGTATACTGTATCATTCTTGTAACATCCAAAGATGTTAGTCTGTGGGCTGCAGTTAAGGAGACTTGGATTAAACACTGTGACAAAGCCGAGTTCTTCAGTTCTGAACATGTTAAAGGATTTGAGTCAATTACTGTGAATGAGAGTAGCCTGTCGTTGATGATGATAAAAGCTTACATGTACGCCTTTGAGAAATACAAAGACCAATATAGCTGGTTCTTTCTCACATATCCCACTACATTTGCTGTAATTGAAAACTTAAAGTATTTTTTGTTAAGAAAAGATCCATCACAACCTTTCTATCTAGGACACACTGAATATATTGGAGCTCTTGACTATGTGACTGTGAAGGGAGGGGTTGTCTTAAGTATAGAATCACTGGAAAGATTCAACGGCTGTTTCAGGATCACGCAAAAGTGTCGTCGCCATGAGGAAAATCTGATTTGGAAGTTttctgaagatcagatgcttgCAGTCATTCTGAGAGAGGTGGGAGTGTTTGCAGAAAATGCTGAAGATGCGGAGtggaaaaatttatttaatacaaAAACTATTGGGATGCTTATTAAAGAGGCAATGGCTGACTACCCGAATGGGATTGTACAAGGATGCTGTTCTGATATGGCCATTACTTTCAGTGGACTGACTCCTGATCAGATGCATGTGATGATGTATGGGGTATACCGTCTTAGGGCATTTGGACATGGCTTCAGTGATGCATTATATTTTTTACCTCCAAATGGTTCTGACAACGATTGA